AATTAGACGTGCATGTTAGTGCTGGTATTCTGGGGGCTACTGACTTGTGGGGAGACAATTCTAGAGTAGCATGCTCAATGCTGGTACATGGGGTACTGACTGGGGAGACTTCGACGTAGCATGTCCATGGCTTGGTACATGGGGCTACTGATAGAGGGGAGACATTCAGACCGCGTAGCATGTCAGTGCTGGTACTGGGGCTCATAACTAAACGTATATGGGAGTGGCTGCGGTGGGGAGAAGGTTGGAGTCAATGGGAAGAAGATGTGGGTGAGGGTTGCTGTGCTACTTTGTTGACATCTACGGCAGCAGACTCAAATGTCTTCACACCTTAGGTGAGGCTGCTGAGGCAATCGTCTTCAGTCACAAGATCGAGGGGAAACATCGCCGCGGTTGGGCAGGAGCAAACTGCCGGCCCTGGGCTACAACAACTCGGCACAACCCAAGCCACACGCAAGGGGAGCAACATTCAACTGAAGTCGGAGTGGGAACCGTCAATAATTCTAAAAACAATCTCTGATTCTAACGCAAACTGTTGAggggtgtctgtgtgtttgtctgtttgttgcTGTCTGTTTTGCTTGCACGGAGGCAGTTTTCGAAAGGCACACCGACAGACTAACAAACCAACTGCTGCTGTGACGACCGCTTCCCTCCATCACCTGGACAACGAGCACTTGAGTTACAAATGGGAACAAAGTTATAGAAAACCAATAGAGAAATACTGGTGGCGAGGGTCAGGAATGCTATTGGCGCTAGTGGGGGGATGGATGGTCGCGGATTGTAGCTCCATAAGCTTTCATTGGTCTACTGGTCGACCTATTCTTGGAGTGTATTTACCTTTCATCATTGTCACACATCTGTGAAGTTGTCACAGTCAAGAAGGTACCTGTGCGTTGTGGGTAATTAATTACGCACAAGACTGTGTTTGGATGCCAACCACGAGATAAGGATAATGAACAACGCTTTGATGCTTTGCCCTCGAAGTTCTGTTCTAATTAAGCATGAAATCTGTGTGTGGGCTGCGCGCGCAGTGAGAGGAAGTGCGTGCGTGGAGCGATGTAAGCTTTCAGCAGCCCGCGCACAGAGGGCGCTACAAGGCGGTGTTGTGGCTCGCCAGCAAAACAACATTTCTGCGGTGTTTtgtgacaaaacaaatgttgtgTTGTGTAATCGGGACCTACCTGAACCTGCCTCCTCTACTACTTGCACAGACCCAGGACATACGGGTGTGCCGGGTATCGCCTAATTACATActcgttcctttttttttctgtatcctTCTTTTCTAATTACCTTTCTCtttctaaagagaaaaagactttttacACAAGGTCCGGTCTGCGAATATATTTGTAGCTGCACATTTCTCGCAGAAGTGTGAAGTAGCGATAACCTGAAAATGtgtacagaaagacaaacacgtAGTACAAGCAGATTTgttgtgtaaaaataaacattcagtGTATAATATTCCTTTCATCCTGCCATATTCCTCTCGATGGACGTGAGATAGAGGCGGGGCTTACACTGACTGACAGGACTGGAGTCTGCTTGTTGAGGTGTTTGAAAACTAACCGTTTTTACAGACACGCCAGAGCAACACGGTCTTCCTCCACCATTTGCAAGCAGTTAGCAGTCGTAAGATGGCCATGGTTACACACTGTTAGTACCCGTGAGATGGCCGTGGTTACACACTGCTAGTACCCGTAAGATGGCCGTGTTTACACAGTGTTAGTACCCGTATGAAGGCCGTGTTTACACAGTGTTAGTACCCGTATGAAGGCCGTGTTTACACAGTGTTAGTACCCGTAAGAAGGCCGTGGTTACACACTGTTAGTACCCGTGAGGAGGCAGTGGTTACACACTGTGACCTGACTCAGATACTTGAGATGAGTTTCTAAGATTCCACAGTCAGAAAATCGGACATAACCACCAATATTTTGATAAGACATCAGTAAATCTCACAGAAATgaccaaaataataaacagaggTAGAAACAGTGTTGTGCCAACAATACCCAGGTTATGCAGTCAAGAAGTAAAAGaatacaaagtaaatacaaagaggaaacaaccgaaaataacaaatgaaaaaaaattcttttgaagataacaatttttaattgtttcataAACACTATGTACCTGCTTTgattaattgaaaataaaaattaaccctgttataattttaatgttttctcagAGCAGTCTTCACAGTTGGTTGGAAAATGTCCTGTGATTGGTTTTCATCTACTTCCAGACTTTTTCTTCTTGGATCATTAGGTCTTTGACAAACTTCCCGTCACCAGCCAATAGATGTGTGCCTGGTAATTCCCacagctgaaataaaatgtagaaatacTTGTAAATACTTACTATGTCTCACGGGGGGTTCAAACCTCTCCAGTAATTAACGTAATCGTAACACAATAGTTACAGAAATATAATACAGTAGTAACAGGAAGTGTGTATTTGGATCACTGTAAGGTAGTGAAATAGGTTGCTAGTAAGCCCAGATACGCAACGGATAAAAACTAATATGCTAGATGTTTCGACTAGTTCGTAATTGAGTTCACTTGGCTTTTACGTGACACTAACGTCACTGTCACGTAACGATTGAGTTGCACTTATTTTAGACTGTCATTCACGGAACAGTCAAGTACCACTCTCGTTACGCTCGAGGCAATTTATACCTCGTGACCTCATAATGGTGGAAGCGACTTGGTCTTCACCGCCACCTGTGGGCGAGATGGACGAGGTGCTGCAGACCTCACAGGGAGGGTCATGTATTCGTGACCCTCGTCACGTGTCTGCTGAGCCAACGTCTCATACTGAGCATCTGAAAACACAGGAGATTCATCACTCAAAATTCtagacaaaaatatcaacacatGTCACGTGCGATTGTTCATTTTAATTAGGTGTATCGTCAAGGAAAGGACTTACATTTTGTCTACGTTTTACAAGACATCCACTTACTCTAGCCGTTgtagcaaaaatataaattttcaaGTTCTTATTACTTAAGACTGCTTATAGTAATACTTGTGcagaaatatatatgtatatattagaTGTACTTTAAAAAGTAGATAAAATGTCAGTTCTCAGATATTAATATCCTAATGATTTCTGCCATGATTTCATTGACATATTCACTGTTCTAAaaagttttttctgttttaactcAGAACTGGTTTTTTTGTGCTCATCGTAGAGCTCAGTCTACGAAGATGTtaattcacaacgttcagcgcattaatatttttatttgcacacGTTTTATTGACGCACACTAAAGCTTAACACTAAACACATTGATGGTTTCCTTATCAATGAGTTTAATGCCGTAATAGACATTTTTaccaaatataaaatatactatTCCCCCTCTCCCCTTACACGTACACAGAGGAATATCAAAACTGCAACTTTACTATTTATTCTCCTATGTTAtcactgtttaaaaatgttatttcaatGCTCATCAATTTTAGCCGTTCCGGCTCCGGgaaacaagggagaaaacttcATTAGGAGACACGTTTCGGGAGTCGCATGAGTTATTTACCTTCATTCTCGTATGGCGAACACTTGTTTGACTCGTCTCGGGACGGACCAGGAATTCCAGCCCTAATAATGTTctcttgacctttgacatggaCTTGAGAGGTATGAAGCGAACCACTTCCTCGGCTCTGAGCAACATCAGCAGCTGAATCAACATTTCTCGGCTGAAGGTCCACGTAGTCATGTTgatctttcttattttgttttaacccGTCATACGTTTTATCTGTGTAAACATGAACTATTCACTGCATTATCTTTCAATCCGGTTTTCGAGGACAATAATCaactgtatttctttatttcatctttctttaaatatttgcaaatgaTGTAGGTGCAGTccattaaattaatattataacgTTTTAATAATGGTATTTTAACGATTTTTTcgcaaaaaaaattatcgtaCTATACATCGAAGTACTCATAAGCggcttatatttttttatagcaaCCAAAATCACTGACAAAAACTAAGCATGGCTTTTGTGACATATATATCGGGTGACttaccttttattattttgagtaTTATGATGACAATGATTATAGCAGCTGCGGTTAGTGAAAAATATACACTGAGTCCAATGATGACTTGAACTgacactgattaaaaaaaacaacaacatataagtgcacacacacacacacacacacaacggatATATTTACAACTTTAGCCGGTGGACTGTAGTCGATCTAAGACAAGAaatctataaaaataatgattgtaTAATTCAAGAGTTTGCCCACGAAGACTACTCAATTATATAATTGTTACATGCACACACGGCACATATTTATACACGTAGGCGCATATAATGCAAACATGAGCCACACACATGGAACACGTGCACAAACAGACCCATAAACACAAATCCAAAGACTAAAAGCATACA
This is a stretch of genomic DNA from Pomacea canaliculata isolate SZHN2017 linkage group LG3, ASM307304v1, whole genome shotgun sequence. It encodes these proteins:
- the LOC112559268 gene encoding uncharacterized protein LOC112559268 is translated as MSVQVIIGLSVYFSLTAAAIIIVIIILKIIKDKTYDGLKQNKKDQHDYVDLQPRNVDSAADVAQSRGSGSLHTSQVHVKGQENIIRAGIPGPSRDESNKCSPYENEDAQYETLAQQTRDEGHEYMTLPVRSAAPRPSRPQVAVKTKSLPPL